The following coding sequences are from one Culex quinquefasciatus strain JHB chromosome 1, VPISU_Cqui_1.0_pri_paternal, whole genome shotgun sequence window:
- the LOC119768856 gene encoding isoleucine--tRNA ligase, cytoplasmic-like isoform X2, whose amino-acid sequence MLLEISTALFNKPPFKNLNCTGLVLAADGQKTSKRKKIYPDRMEVLHKYGVDALSCTSSIRRLSVRRNCVSRKTASRT is encoded by the exons ATGCTGCTCGAAATCTCGACGGCCCTGTTCAACAAGCCGCCGTTCAAGAACCTGAACTGCACCGGGCTGGTGCTGGCCGCCGACGGGCAGAAGACGAGCAAGCGCAAGAAGATTTACCCAGACCGAATGGAGGTGTTGCATAAGTACGGGGTGGACGCGCTAAGTTGTACCTCATCAATTCGCCGGTTGAGCGTGCGGAGAAATTGCG TTTCAAGGAAGACGGCGTCAAGGACATAA
- the LOC119768856 gene encoding isoleucine--tRNA ligase, cytoplasmic-like isoform X1: MLLEISTALFNKPPFKNLNCTGLVLAADGQKTSKRKKIYPDRMEVLHKYGVDALSCTSSIRRLSVRRNCGEFDILSIYLEVVANNDVSFSFKEDGVKDIIKDVCRTLIGSRRRTRLFIDMTLDFVFASVRFSFCCSRIFSWNRLIHVR; the protein is encoded by the exons ATGCTGCTCGAAATCTCGACGGCCCTGTTCAACAAGCCGCCGTTCAAGAACCTGAACTGCACCGGGCTGGTGCTGGCCGCCGACGGGCAGAAGACGAGCAAGCGCAAGAAGATTTACCCAGACCGAATGGAGGTGTTGCATAAGTACGGGGTGGACGCGCTAAGTTGTACCTCATCAATTCGCCGGTTGAGCGTGCGGAGAAATTGCGGTGAGTTTGATATCTTGAGCATTTATCTAGAAGTCGTTGCTAATAATGATGTCTCTTTCAGTTTCAAGGAAGACGGCGTCAAGGACATAATCAAGGACGTTTGCAGAACATTGATCGGTTCGAGAAGGAGGACAAGATTGTTTATCGATATGACGTTGGATTTCGTCTTTGCTTCCGTTCGATTTTCGTTTTGCTGCTCTAGAATTTTCTCATGGAATAG GTTAATTCATGTTCGGTAG